One Mycobacterium kubicae genomic window carries:
- a CDS encoding class I adenylate-forming enzyme family protein yields the protein MTEPAALAFEERQFSLPELDALASGLATSLSDRGAGPGQRIAVMSSNRPEFVAAVLAIWRLGAAAVLISPAWKPDEVDHALGVTDPAHAIGDHPVLAGMMPMLDLDEPITPVHATSGPPAAHDDALLVFSSGTTGLPKAVRHTHSSLDVAVRQWRDALHLTARDRIQVATPPSHILGLLNILTALRSRAWLRLHPRFDIGRMLRHIETDRITVEMAVAPIALAIAAHPDLESYDLSSLRFIMWGATPVTASIAETVTRRTGIGWVPAYGTTELPVIACNPLVGSRLDTVGPAVPGVQLRIVSLDTGRPVAAGEVGEIQARSASLMAGYLPAEATAEAMQQGWYRTGDVGWLDRNGCLRITDRLKEMIKVRGFQVAPAEIETVLHGHPAVRDCAVFGVPDGANGEAVVAAVATQASVEAAELAARVEARLASYKRLSRVVFVPDIPRLPSGKVLRRVLKELYGCPSNH from the coding sequence GTGACCGAGCCGGCCGCGCTCGCGTTCGAAGAACGGCAGTTCAGCCTGCCGGAGCTCGACGCGCTGGCCTCCGGGCTGGCCACGTCGTTGTCTGACCGGGGGGCCGGGCCGGGACAGCGCATCGCGGTGATGTCCTCCAACCGGCCGGAATTCGTGGCCGCGGTGCTGGCGATCTGGCGTCTCGGCGCCGCCGCGGTCCTGATCAGCCCCGCCTGGAAACCCGACGAGGTGGACCACGCGCTGGGGGTGACCGATCCCGCTCACGCGATCGGCGATCATCCCGTCCTCGCCGGCATGATGCCGATGCTGGACCTCGACGAACCCATCACACCGGTGCACGCCACGTCCGGTCCGCCAGCGGCGCACGACGACGCCCTGCTGGTGTTCAGCTCCGGTACCACCGGGCTGCCGAAGGCGGTTCGCCACACCCACTCGTCGCTGGATGTCGCGGTGCGCCAGTGGCGCGACGCGCTGCACCTGACCGCTCGCGACCGCATTCAGGTCGCCACACCGCCCTCGCACATCCTCGGCCTGCTCAACATCCTCACCGCACTGCGCTCGCGGGCCTGGCTGCGGCTGCATCCGCGCTTCGACATCGGCCGGATGCTGCGGCACATCGAAACCGACCGCATCACCGTGGAAATGGCGGTGGCCCCGATAGCTCTGGCCATCGCTGCGCACCCCGATCTGGAGTCGTATGACCTGTCGTCGCTGCGCTTCATCATGTGGGGTGCCACGCCGGTCACCGCGAGCATCGCCGAGACGGTGACCCGGCGCACGGGCATCGGTTGGGTTCCGGCATACGGCACCACGGAGCTGCCGGTGATCGCGTGCAATCCGTTGGTCGGGTCCCGGTTGGACACCGTGGGCCCGGCGGTGCCGGGAGTGCAGCTGCGCATCGTGTCGCTGGACACCGGCCGGCCCGTGGCCGCCGGCGAAGTCGGCGAGATCCAGGCGCGATCGGCGTCCCTGATGGCCGGTTACTTGCCGGCCGAAGCCACCGCCGAGGCCATGCAGCAGGGCTGGTACCGGACCGGGGACGTCGGATGGCTGGACCGCAACGGTTGTCTGCGCATCACCGACCGGCTCAAAGAGATGATCAAGGTGCGCGGCTTTCAAGTGGCACCCGCCGAGATCGAAACCGTGCTGCACGGGCACCCGGCCGTCCGCGATTGCGCGGTCTTCGGTGTCCCCGACGGCGCCAACGGGGAAGCCGTGGTGGCCGCCGTCGCCACGCAGGCATCGGTCGAGGCCGCCGAACTGGCGGCTCGGGTGGAAGCCAGGCTGGCGTCCTACAAACGCCTGAGCCGGGTGGTGTTCGTGCCCGACATTCCCCGCTTGCCGTCGGGCAAAGTGCTGCGCCGAGTGCTCAAGGAGCTGTATGGATGTCCGTCTAACCACTGA
- a CDS encoding 2Fe-2S iron-sulfur cluster-binding protein, giving the protein MTDGGMVTIHLDRKKVTVPLVPGETLLESARRAGLDPPFNCEAGNCGTCMARLVEGTATMRVNDALEDDEVAEGYILTCQGVPDQAPITVRYE; this is encoded by the coding sequence ATGACCGATGGCGGCATGGTGACGATTCACCTCGACCGCAAGAAAGTCACGGTCCCGCTGGTTCCGGGCGAGACGCTGCTGGAAAGCGCCCGGCGGGCAGGACTGGATCCACCGTTCAACTGCGAGGCCGGCAACTGCGGGACCTGCATGGCGCGCCTCGTCGAGGGCACCGCCACCATGCGGGTCAACGACGCGCTCGAAGACGACGAAGTGGCCGAGGGCTACATTCTGACCTGCCAGGGCGTACCCGATCAGGCGCCGATCACCGTGCGCTACGAATAG
- a CDS encoding DUF4286 family protein: MAKGIIYVESFPSSPDRDEEYNTWYNEVHLKELVALDGIVSARRLRPVDGDGPYVALYEVEADDLPSVLQNMLDNAGQLHMSDALQFDPPPVMRLLEVTTEYHPGG; this comes from the coding sequence ATGGCCAAAGGGATCATCTATGTCGAGAGTTTTCCTAGTTCGCCCGACCGCGACGAGGAATACAACACCTGGTACAACGAGGTCCATCTGAAGGAACTCGTCGCCCTGGACGGCATCGTGTCGGCCCGCCGCCTGCGTCCGGTGGACGGTGACGGACCCTACGTGGCCCTCTATGAGGTCGAAGCCGACGACCTGCCGTCGGTGCTGCAGAACATGCTCGACAATGCCGGTCAATTACACATGTCCGACGCCTTGCAATTCGATCCGCCGCCGGTGATGCGGCTTCTCGAGGTGACCACCGAGTACCACCCCGGCGGGTAG
- a CDS encoding CaiB/BaiF CoA transferase family protein, which yields MLAGPYATMLLADLGAEVVKIEPLGGEISRGVGSSYFGSLNRNKSSVCLDLNSAAGQENLHQLVSRSHALLVNLKPSAIHRLGLSYQTLRQYNERIVCVAITGFGLHAGDDPAFDYVIQAAFGVAALTGDPDGPPTLPGYSSADNSTGMCAALGLLAKIISGTGGQVDVSLRDVMLSQLNYHASAYLNDGIEPHRRPFGAHSYYVPAQLFPTSEGYLALFITHDGFWKSFATEAGIGGFETMAERVARRDEVLGVVTAMLATDTAANWEARLRPLGVPAAAVRTLPEALQATPEVVVSAGDLRLVGSPIHISGYQPEYRPPPALDDAARE from the coding sequence ATGCTGGCCGGGCCGTATGCCACCATGCTGCTCGCCGATTTGGGCGCCGAAGTCGTCAAGATCGAACCGCTCGGCGGGGAAATCTCGCGCGGGGTCGGCAGCAGTTACTTCGGCAGTCTCAACCGCAACAAGTCGAGCGTCTGCCTGGACCTGAATTCCGCAGCCGGACAGGAGAATCTGCACCAGCTGGTGAGCCGATCGCATGCGCTTCTGGTGAACCTGAAACCGTCGGCCATTCACCGGTTGGGGCTCTCCTATCAGACGCTGCGGCAGTACAACGAGCGGATCGTCTGTGTAGCCATCACCGGCTTCGGTCTGCATGCCGGTGACGACCCGGCCTTCGACTACGTGATCCAGGCGGCCTTCGGTGTCGCCGCCCTGACCGGCGATCCCGACGGTCCGCCGACGCTTCCCGGCTACTCTTCGGCGGACAACTCCACCGGAATGTGCGCGGCACTGGGGCTTTTGGCCAAGATCATTTCGGGGACGGGTGGACAGGTCGACGTGTCACTGCGCGACGTGATGCTGTCCCAATTGAACTATCACGCGTCTGCGTACCTCAACGACGGCATCGAGCCGCACCGGCGGCCATTCGGAGCGCACTCGTACTACGTTCCCGCGCAACTCTTCCCGACCTCGGAGGGATATCTGGCGCTGTTCATCACCCATGACGGCTTCTGGAAGTCGTTCGCCACCGAAGCCGGCATCGGCGGCTTCGAAACGATGGCCGAGCGCGTGGCACGCCGCGACGAAGTGCTTGGCGTGGTGACAGCGATGCTGGCGACCGACACGGCGGCGAATTGGGAAGCTCGGCTACGCCCGCTCGGGGTTCCGGCCGCCGCGGTGCGGACCCTGCCCGAAGCGTTGCAAGCCACGCCGGAAGTCGTTGTGTCAGCGGGGGATCTACGCCTGGTCGGAAGCCCGATCCACATCTCCGGCTACCAGCCTGAGTATCGGCCGCCGCCGGCGTTGGATGACGCCGCGCGAGAATGA
- a CDS encoding LLM class F420-dependent oxidoreductase, translated as MRLGVMIGPERGDSARKVSRMLADIDWAETAGLDTAWIPQIPNDFDAMLAVALMATRTSRIELGTAVVPLQAQHPIALARQALSAHAATGGRLVLGVGPSHHWIVDDMLGIPYERPAAYTRDYLEVLTAAFANPGPVDVENETFRVHNPLDLAPVAPLPVLIAALGPVMLTIAGERADGTVLWMADERAVAEHVVPRITKAADNAGRPAPRIVAGIPVCLCAAGEVDAARERANRILGEAEVSPNYQRLLGYGDARDVGDICAAGDEKAILARFRRFADAGLTDLSVRLLPIGDNRDELIASKRRTREMIAALATELR; from the coding sequence ATGCGCCTCGGAGTGATGATCGGACCTGAGCGCGGCGACTCCGCCCGCAAGGTCAGTCGGATGCTCGCCGACATCGACTGGGCGGAGACGGCCGGGCTGGACACCGCCTGGATCCCCCAGATCCCCAACGACTTCGACGCGATGCTCGCCGTAGCCTTGATGGCCACGCGCACCAGCCGGATCGAGCTGGGCACCGCGGTGGTTCCGCTGCAAGCTCAGCACCCGATTGCATTGGCGCGTCAAGCCCTGTCCGCGCACGCGGCCACCGGTGGCCGCCTGGTTCTCGGCGTCGGGCCATCGCATCACTGGATCGTCGACGACATGCTCGGCATTCCTTACGAGCGGCCGGCCGCGTACACCCGGGACTACCTCGAAGTGCTGACCGCCGCCTTCGCCAATCCCGGACCGGTCGACGTGGAAAACGAGACCTTCCGCGTCCACAACCCGCTGGACCTGGCACCGGTTGCGCCACTGCCGGTGCTGATCGCCGCGCTCGGACCGGTCATGCTGACCATCGCCGGCGAGCGGGCCGACGGCACCGTGTTGTGGATGGCCGACGAACGCGCCGTGGCCGAGCACGTCGTCCCACGCATCACCAAGGCCGCCGACAATGCCGGACGCCCCGCGCCACGCATCGTCGCCGGCATACCGGTATGCCTTTGTGCGGCAGGCGAAGTCGATGCCGCGCGGGAGCGCGCCAATCGCATCCTCGGCGAGGCCGAAGTCTCCCCGAACTACCAGCGGTTGCTGGGTTACGGCGACGCCCGCGACGTCGGCGACATCTGCGCGGCCGGTGACGAGAAGGCGATTCTGGCGCGTTTCCGTCGATTCGCCGACGCCGGGCTGACGGACCTCTCGGTACGGCTGCTGCCCATCGGCGACAATCGCGACGAACTGATCGCCTCGAAGCGCCGCACCCGCGAAATGATCGCCGCGTTGGCGACGGAGTTGCGGTGA
- a CDS encoding cobalamin B12-binding domain-containing protein, translated as MATRVLIAKPGLDGHDRGAKIVARTLRDAGFEVIYTGIRQRIEDIASIAVQEDVAVVGLSILSGAHLALTVRTIEALRAADAADIAVVVGGTIPHADVPKLLDAGAAAVFPTGTSLDTLVRDIRALTGTAQPIEENPCASE; from the coding sequence ATGGCGACCCGCGTCCTGATTGCCAAACCCGGACTCGACGGACATGACCGCGGCGCCAAGATCGTGGCACGCACGTTGCGCGACGCCGGCTTCGAGGTCATCTACACCGGTATTCGGCAGCGCATCGAGGACATCGCCTCGATCGCCGTGCAAGAGGACGTGGCCGTGGTCGGCTTGAGCATTCTGTCCGGTGCGCACCTGGCGCTCACCGTGCGCACCATCGAGGCGTTACGGGCCGCCGATGCGGCCGACATCGCCGTCGTGGTCGGCGGAACGATTCCGCACGCCGACGTGCCCAAGTTGCTGGACGCCGGTGCCGCCGCCGTATTCCCCACTGGGACATCGCTGGACACCCTGGTGCGCGACATCCGCGCGCTGACCGGTACCGCGCAACCGATCGAGGAGAACCCATGCGCCTCGGAGTGA
- a CDS encoding methylmalonyl-CoA mutase family protein, whose amino-acid sequence MDNAAQTPSGIPLAPVYGPEDRSAEPPPPGQFPFTRGNFASGYRGKLWTFRQYSGFGTAEESNRRYRYLLDQGGTGLSVALDLPTQCGYDSDDPDFGEEVGRVGVAVDTLADAEILFDGIPLDKISTSMTINGTAAILLAFYVAAAERKGIPRAKLTGTIQNDILKEYASRGTWIWPPEPSLRLIADTIEFCAAEVPRFNAISVAGAHFRDAGATAVQEMAFTLADGVTYCDTVVERGRMTIDEFAPQISFFFYTHGDFFEEIAKYRAGRRRWATIVRERYGSTKDKASMFRFGCVCGGASLYAPQAHNNVVRVAYEAMAAVLGGVQSMFTAAWDEPFALPTEESTTLALRTQQILAYETGVANVADPLGGSYFVEALTDATEARIVEIMADLEQHGGMVRAIEDGYLQGLIADEAFRIHQEVEGGTRPVVGVNRFVSEEPEPDIVTYELDAEGRDLQLKRLTKIKAERDSGAVQSTLAELSRAAEGTDNLMHKLIDCANAYCTVGEMVSALKAVWGEFVQPVVF is encoded by the coding sequence ATGGATAACGCAGCCCAGACCCCGTCCGGCATTCCGCTCGCGCCGGTATACGGGCCGGAAGACAGGAGCGCGGAACCGCCGCCCCCTGGGCAGTTCCCGTTCACCCGGGGCAACTTCGCGTCCGGCTACCGCGGCAAGCTGTGGACGTTCCGGCAATATTCGGGGTTCGGGACCGCCGAGGAGTCCAACCGTCGCTATCGCTACCTGTTGGACCAAGGCGGAACCGGGCTTTCGGTGGCGCTGGACCTGCCTACCCAGTGCGGCTACGACTCCGACGATCCCGACTTCGGTGAAGAGGTCGGGCGGGTTGGTGTCGCGGTGGACACGTTGGCCGACGCTGAGATCCTGTTCGACGGAATCCCGCTGGACAAGATCAGCACGAGCATGACGATCAACGGTACCGCGGCGATCCTGCTGGCCTTCTATGTCGCGGCCGCCGAGCGCAAAGGAATCCCGCGCGCCAAACTCACCGGCACCATCCAGAACGACATCCTCAAGGAATACGCCTCGCGCGGCACCTGGATCTGGCCGCCGGAACCGTCATTGCGGCTCATCGCCGACACCATCGAGTTCTGCGCGGCCGAAGTGCCCAGATTCAACGCGATCTCGGTGGCAGGGGCGCACTTTCGCGATGCCGGAGCCACTGCGGTCCAGGAGATGGCATTCACCCTGGCCGACGGCGTCACCTACTGCGACACGGTGGTCGAACGCGGCCGGATGACCATCGACGAATTCGCGCCGCAGATCTCGTTCTTCTTCTACACCCACGGCGACTTCTTCGAGGAGATCGCCAAATACCGTGCGGGGCGGCGGCGTTGGGCCACGATCGTGCGGGAACGCTACGGATCCACCAAAGACAAGGCGTCGATGTTCCGCTTCGGCTGCGTGTGCGGCGGCGCGTCGCTGTATGCCCCGCAAGCCCACAACAACGTCGTTCGGGTCGCCTACGAAGCAATGGCGGCGGTGTTGGGCGGCGTCCAGTCGATGTTCACCGCGGCCTGGGATGAGCCCTTCGCATTGCCCACCGAAGAGTCGACCACCCTGGCGCTGCGCACCCAACAGATCCTGGCGTACGAGACCGGCGTGGCCAACGTGGCCGACCCCCTGGGCGGGTCGTACTTCGTCGAAGCGCTCACCGACGCCACCGAAGCCCGCATCGTCGAGATCATGGCCGACCTCGAGCAGCACGGCGGCATGGTCCGCGCCATCGAAGACGGGTACTTGCAGGGCCTGATTGCCGATGAAGCCTTCCGCATCCATCAGGAGGTCGAAGGCGGCACCCGTCCGGTCGTCGGGGTGAACCGGTTCGTCTCCGAAGAGCCCGAACCCGATATCGTCACCTACGAACTCGACGCCGAAGGGCGCGACTTGCAGCTGAAACGACTCACCAAAATCAAAGCCGAACGAGACAGTGGTGCAGTGCAATCCACTTTGGCCGAGTTGTCCCGCGCCGCCGAAGGCACCGACAACCTGATGCACAAGCTCATCGACTGCGCCAACGCCTACTGCACGGTCGGCGAGATGGTCTCCGCCCTCAAGGCGGTCTGGGGTGAGTTCGTGCAGCCGGTGGTGTTCTGA
- a CDS encoding methyltransferase domain-containing protein — MSERRAVYTHGHHESVLRSHRQRTANNSAAYLLPHLQPGLSLLDIGCGPGTITVDLAARIAPGVVTAVEQADDALALARAEAERQGVSNISFVTSDVHSLDFPDDTFDIVHAHQVLQHVADPVQALREMKRVCAPGGVVAARDADYAGFIWYPQLPALDRWLDLYQRAHRTNGGEPDAGRRLLSWALQAGFDDVTPTGSLWCFATEQDRQWWGGMWADRIVQSDLSRQLVDSGLATETDLQDVAAAWRDWTAAADGWLAVPHGEILCRVT; from the coding sequence ATGAGCGAACGCCGCGCCGTCTATACCCATGGCCACCACGAGTCGGTGTTGCGCAGCCACCGGCAGCGCACCGCGAACAACTCGGCCGCCTACCTGTTGCCGCACCTGCAGCCGGGTTTGTCGCTGCTCGACATCGGTTGCGGCCCAGGCACCATCACGGTCGACTTGGCGGCCCGAATCGCGCCGGGAGTCGTCACGGCCGTGGAACAAGCCGACGACGCTCTTGCTCTGGCACGGGCGGAAGCCGAACGGCAGGGCGTGTCCAACATTTCGTTCGTGACCTCCGACGTGCATTCGCTGGACTTCCCTGACGACACCTTCGACATCGTCCACGCTCATCAGGTGCTGCAGCATGTCGCCGACCCGGTGCAAGCGCTGCGGGAGATGAAGCGGGTGTGCGCGCCGGGTGGGGTGGTCGCGGCTCGCGATGCCGACTACGCGGGCTTCATCTGGTACCCGCAGCTTCCGGCGCTCGACCGTTGGCTCGACCTGTACCAACGGGCGCATCGCACCAACGGTGGTGAACCCGACGCGGGCCGGCGGTTGCTGTCCTGGGCGTTGCAGGCCGGCTTCGATGACGTGACGCCGACCGGCAGCCTCTGGTGCTTCGCGACCGAGCAGGACCGGCAGTGGTGGGGCGGTATGTGGGCCGACCGCATCGTGCAGTCCGATCTTTCTCGGCAGCTGGTCGACTCCGGCCTGGCGACGGAGACAGATCTGCAGGACGTCGCGGCGGCGTGGCGGGACTGGACGGCCGCCGCCGACGGGTGGCTGGCCGTGCCCCATGGAGAGATCCTCTGCCGGGTGACCTGA
- a CDS encoding M15 family metallopeptidase, with translation MSVALLAPFGAGAAAASADVPPVSDAARAAGFVDARTVVPDALIDLRYATTNNFTHTQLYPADARCLVHQDLAPGLAAAAAALRPQGHVLVFWDCYRPHDVQVKMFKIVPNPAWVARPGQYAHSHESGRSVDVTFTSMLPQCPAERHVSGLCLADMGTDFDDFSPRATAFATQNVSPEAQGNRARLRDAMKYGGLSVYSGEWWHFDGPGAAVDRAILDVPVN, from the coding sequence GTGTCGGTAGCCCTGCTCGCACCTTTCGGCGCGGGCGCCGCTGCGGCCAGCGCGGACGTACCGCCGGTAAGCGACGCCGCACGCGCAGCCGGATTCGTCGACGCGCGAACCGTGGTTCCCGACGCCCTCATCGATCTGCGATACGCGACGACCAACAACTTCACGCACACGCAGTTGTATCCCGCCGACGCCCGCTGCCTGGTGCATCAAGATCTGGCGCCGGGGCTTGCCGCGGCCGCGGCGGCATTGCGACCGCAAGGGCACGTGCTGGTGTTCTGGGACTGCTACCGCCCACACGACGTTCAGGTCAAGATGTTCAAGATCGTGCCCAATCCCGCGTGGGTGGCCCGGCCCGGTCAGTACGCACACAGTCACGAGTCCGGTCGCTCGGTCGACGTCACCTTCACCAGCATGCTGCCACAATGCCCGGCCGAGCGTCACGTGTCCGGCTTGTGCCTGGCCGACATGGGCACAGACTTCGACGACTTCTCCCCGCGCGCAACAGCATTCGCCACCCAGAACGTGAGCCCCGAAGCGCAGGGCAACCGGGCGCGGCTGCGCGACGCCATGAAGTACGGCGGGCTGTCGGTCTACTCCGGAGAGTGGTGGCATTTCGACGGACCCGGTGCCGCGGTCGACCGCGCGATCCTCGATGTCCCAGTCAACTGA
- a CDS encoding DMT family transporter — protein MLIGLLLALGCSVCYGTASVLQAAATRSVEAGSGSGVDAVLLIRALRQWRYIVGLALDGVGFALQVAALRLVPIYVVGAALAASIAVTAIVAAWMLSARLSPAEWTAVGVVCAGLTMLAIAAGPEGTRHGPHGLKWGLLAVDAAIFLIGAGAGRLGDRSRALVLGLCAGSGFGVVEIGVRLIESFDPRKGAFYTHPALYAAAAGGAAGFLLLTSALQRGSVTTAVAGMVVGETIAPAFIGVVWFGDLTRAGLGWMVVAGFAVAVLGTLVLARFGEAPTPEPSVEPS, from the coding sequence GTGCTGATCGGTTTGCTCCTCGCCCTGGGTTGCTCGGTGTGTTACGGAACGGCGTCGGTGCTGCAGGCCGCGGCGACCCGATCGGTGGAAGCCGGCAGCGGCTCCGGTGTCGATGCGGTGCTGTTGATACGCGCCCTGCGGCAATGGCGCTACATCGTGGGCCTGGCTTTGGACGGCGTCGGATTTGCGCTGCAGGTGGCGGCACTGCGCCTGGTGCCCATCTACGTAGTCGGGGCCGCGCTGGCCGCGTCCATCGCCGTCACCGCCATCGTGGCCGCCTGGATGCTGTCGGCGCGGCTGTCACCGGCCGAATGGACGGCCGTCGGCGTCGTCTGCGCCGGCCTGACCATGCTGGCCATTGCGGCCGGACCCGAAGGCACGCGGCACGGACCGCACGGACTCAAGTGGGGTCTGCTGGCCGTCGATGCGGCGATCTTCCTCATCGGCGCGGGTGCCGGCCGGCTCGGTGACCGCTCGCGAGCGCTCGTCCTGGGTCTGTGTGCCGGCAGCGGCTTCGGCGTGGTCGAGATCGGTGTGCGCCTGATCGAATCCTTCGATCCGCGCAAAGGTGCCTTCTACACCCATCCGGCGTTGTACGCGGCCGCCGCCGGCGGGGCCGCCGGGTTCCTGCTGCTGACCTCGGCTCTGCAACGGGGGTCGGTGACCACTGCGGTGGCCGGGATGGTCGTCGGTGAGACGATCGCGCCCGCCTTCATCGGCGTGGTGTGGTTCGGCGACCTCACCCGCGCGGGTCTGGGCTGGATGGTGGTCGCAGGCTTCGCCGTCGCGGTCCTGGGAACATTGGTACTGGCCCGATTCGGTGAAGCGCCGACTCCCGAACCCAGCGTCGAACCTTCCTGA
- a CDS encoding sensor domain-containing protein produces MKATTRSAISPRTLGSALVVSCAIAACSHHGTAAKQPPVAGTHADSLIVSVEEVRRIANHEGLTAHSHADLRHPPPADLTAPGPCRAAGISDLTFGAGWSEFRSAGYHGITDDLKPGGPAMIQTVSQAVAIYPDATTARGALGQLESALQACTALHDSNYDFTIDRPDAGTVRITDEGWSHLYRAKSSVLISVGVLGIEPADRIAATIMQTATDRVR; encoded by the coding sequence ATGAAAGCAACCACGCGCAGCGCCATTTCCCCCCGGACCCTCGGGTCGGCCCTCGTTGTCAGCTGTGCCATCGCCGCCTGCTCGCACCACGGCACCGCCGCGAAGCAGCCCCCGGTCGCGGGAACACATGCCGATTCGTTGATCGTCAGCGTCGAAGAGGTACGGCGCATCGCCAACCACGAAGGTCTGACCGCCCACTCCCACGCCGACCTGCGTCACCCGCCGCCGGCCGACTTGACCGCCCCAGGCCCGTGCCGTGCCGCGGGAATCAGCGATCTCACCTTCGGTGCCGGCTGGTCGGAATTCCGCAGCGCCGGTTACCACGGCATCACCGACGACCTCAAACCCGGCGGGCCCGCCATGATCCAAACCGTGAGCCAGGCGGTCGCGATCTACCCGGACGCGACCACCGCGCGCGGTGCGCTGGGCCAGCTGGAGTCCGCGTTGCAAGCCTGTACGGCTTTGCACGACAGCAATTACGACTTCACGATCGATCGGCCCGATGCTGGCACCGTGCGCATCACCGACGAGGGCTGGAGCCATCTGTACCGGGCGAAATCCTCGGTCTTGATCTCGGTGGGCGTGCTGGGCATCGAACCGGCCGACCGGATCGCCGCGACCATCATGCAGACCGCCACCGATCGGGTCCGCTGA